A region of the Massilia sp. erpn genome:
CAGGTCGCGCTCGCGCTGCAGCATGGGTAGCCGGATCAGGGCCTGCGTACCGGTCATGAAGGCGCGGCCGCGTTCCAGCGTCCACTTGTCATCTAGCGAGATCTCGTGCGCGGGCGTACCGAGCAGCGAGCTCTTGGCTGGTGCATTCATTGTGTGTCTCCAATATTCTACAAACTGCTCAAGCCGGCGTCCCGTCTGACGCGGAACTGCCGGCTTGCTCTCTGTATCCCCGCAACCCTTTACGCCATGGCCACCGTTCTATGCGGCGGTCCCTGGCAGCGCTGCGGGGATCGGATGATTATGCTGCGGTCTTGCTTGGATCTTCCAGTACGCCGCGGCGGATCTGATCCAGTTCGATCGATTCGAACAGGGCGCGGAAGTTGCCTTCGCCGAAGCCCTGGTCGCCCTTGCGCTGGATGATTTCAAAGAAGATCGGGCCGATCACGTTCTGCGTGAAGATCTGCAGCAGCAGCTCGCGCTCGTTCTCGGCGCTGCGGCCGTCGATCAGGATGCGCAGGCGGCGCAGCTCTTCCAGCTGCTCGCCGTGGTTCGGCAGGCGGCGGTTCACCAGCTCGTAGTAGGTCTCGATGGTGTCCTGGAAGATGATGCCGTTGTCGCGCAGGCCTTGCACGGTGCCGTACACGTCGTCGGTGCCCAGCGCGATGTGCTGGATGCCTTCGCCGTGGTATTCGTTCAGGTACTCGGCGATCTGCGACTTGTCGTCCGACGATTCGTTGATCGGGATGCGGATCTTGCCGCAAGGCGAAGTCATGGCCTTCGATTTCAGGCCGGTCAGCTTGCCCTCGATGTCGAAGTAGCGCACTTCGCGGAAGTTGAACAGGCGCTCGTAGAAGTCAGCCCACTCCTTCATGCGGCCGCGGTAGACGTTGTGGGTCAGGTGGTCGATATAGGTCAGGCCATTGCCGACCGGATTGGCTTCGGCACCGGGAATGGCGACGAAGTCGGCGTCGTAGATGCTGATGTCGCCGATGCTGCCGGGCGCCGCATCCTTGTTCTTGCCGCGCCAGCGGTCCACCAGGTACAGCAGGGAATCGCCCACGCCCTTGATGGCGGGGATGTTCAGTTCCATCGGGCCGGTCTTGTTGTCGAAGCCCCAGGCGCCCAGTTCCAGCGCGCGCTGGTAGGCATAGGCGGCGTCGTTGACGCGGATGGCGATGGCGCATACGGAAGGGCCGTGCTGGCGCGCGAAGCGCTGGGCAAAGGAATCCTTCTCGGCGTTGATGATGAAATTGATATCGCCCTGGCGGTACAGGGTCACGTCCTTGTGGCGGTGACGGGCGATGGCGGTGAAGCCCATGCTCTCGAACAGGGCGCCGAGGGCTTTCGGATCGGGGGCGGCGTATTCGACGAACTCGAAGCCGTCCGTACCCATCGGGTTCTCCCAGGGTGTGAATTTCATGCGTGTCTCCTTATCAGAATGACGCACAGTATAGACCCCGAAGGGCGGCATTAAATTGCAAACATTTCCCGTGCCACCCGGACTTGAGCAATAATATTGCGAAAATACTGTTTAAATGAGGAATTCATGACCAAGATTGCGTTGGACAAAACCGACCGTAAAATTTTGTCTATTTTGCAAGGAGATGGACGTCTTTCCAACCAGGATGTGGCCGAGCAGGTGAACCTCTCGCCCTCCCCCTGCCTGCGCCGCATCAAGCGCCTGGAAGAGGAAGGCGTTATCCGCCAATACGTGGCCCTGCTGGACCCGGACAAGATCGGCCTGGGCCTGCTGGCCTATGTGAATGTGCGGCTGGAAAAGCACAGCGACGCGGCTGCCCACAGCAACGCGCGCGCCCTCGGCGTGAACCCGACGGCCGCCTCGCCGCGCGCCGACTTCGCCGTCGCCGTCGAGCAGTGGCCGGAAGTGGTGGCCTGCTATGCGATGACGGGCGAGATGGATTATCTGCTGCGCGTGCACGTGGAAGACATGGACCACTTCTCGCGCTTCATGATGGCCACCCTGCTGCGCCACCCGGCCGTGCTGGACGTGAAATCGAGCTTCGCCCTGCAGCGCATCAAGGACACCACGGCGCTGCCGCTGGTGTAAGCGGCATGTCCGCTCCCGCGCACAGCTACCGCCCCGCCGAATTCGCCGAACTGCAGCTGCAGGCCCGCTGGCTGGATACCGAGCATGCGCGGCGGGCCTACGACTATGCGCTGCAATATGCCCATCCCCAGCGCTACGGCCTGAATGGCGCCACCGTCGAGCAGATCGAACAGCACCGGATCGCCAGCCGCACCGTCGCCCGCGACTGGCTGGCGGCCCGGCTTTCGGCCGCCGGCAGCGTGCAGATCGTCTTCGGCGACGATGAAGTCTGCGTGGTCCCCGCCGCGCAATTTCTCGCCAGCTGGGACCAGCTCTTCTTCCCCGGCCGCGACGACGCCATGATCCTGCACAACCTCGATCAGACCGTGCTGTTCTACTGTCACGAACAGGAACTGGAAATCGGCCAGCGCAAGCGCGCATAAGCAGCACTGGCTTGAGGGTGATCATCAGACCGTCGCGGCCCGCGCCCTACCATGAACGGACCGCATCCCTCCGTTCACGCCATGACGCCCCTGCAAGCCGAATTCTGGGAACAAAACGTCGCCCGCCTCGAAGCGCAGTTGCTGAGCCAACCACTCGGCCGTCTTTTTACCGGCAAGCTCTACCTCAACAAGAATACCCCCTTTCCTGGACTTGATCTGAGCAGTGCTCGAAACGCAGGCTTGCACCTCTCGCCTGCCGAAGTGGGCCGCCTATGCATGGCGCCAGACGAGTCGACTATCAGGATCAGGCGTTTACGCGAGCAACACGACGGCACACCCGCCGGTGTACACATCATCTCGGCCAACAAATTCCTTCAACAAGGCGAGCGCCTCATAGTTGTGGCCTATACGGATGCAGAGGGTGTTGCCATCCGCTTAAACGCCCTGCATCTGGCCCGTGTAATGCTTGACGACCACGCCCCAGCCCGGTTTGGCACAGTAGCTTTTGGACTCATGGCCTGCGCAGCGTATCGCTTCGGTTTCAGTAAGATCACCTTGTTTGCAGCAGGGAGAGGAAAGGGAAGCTGTACTTTCGGGCCGGAAGATCAGATAGGCTATCTCTAGTATGGCCCAAATTTGGCTTTGATGCCGCCTTGGTGCCTGCCGACCTAAACGCCGAACCGCAACTTGCGCACTGCAACAGCGTGCAGGACGTTATGCAAATAGCCCCGCTTTGGTGGCAAGCCCACGGCCATGGCCGCGAGATGACATTCGACCTGGCCCCTGGCAGTCGCTCGTGGGAGGTTCTGCTACACTACATAAGCAAGGCGTTCGCATGGAGGGCTTTTGATGAATGACAAAAAGGCTTTGGAGGCTGAGCAGATTGCCGCCTATCTCCGGAACGCGGACGAATGGCGCGACCAGAATAGCTTAAGTACGCTGCCCATTCTTGACGAGGGCGTGACGCTGGAGAACGGTGTATTCAAGGTCCAGATTCCCGCCTACGCCAAGTCCATCTCCGAGCTGGGTGGTCCGACCAAAGTGTTCGGGCCGTCGCAAATCTGGATTCCCGAATACAAACTCGAAAACGAGGATTAATTGTCGGGCTTATGGCCGGGCAGCTTGTCGAGCAGCTTGGCGGCGGCGCGCACATTGGCTTTCAGGGCGTAGTCAATGGTGGCGAGCTGCTCCTGCATGGCTTCCTGCAGCACGCTGGCCGGGTCGGCCGGCGGCAGCTTCAGATAGGCGTCGGCTTCGCCGTAGTCGCGGTGGATTTCCATGCCGGCCTTTTTCGCAATGTGCATCATGGTCTGGTTGGATGACAGGCAATGCATGTACAGTGTGTCGACATCGTTGTTGCGGCAGGCGATATTGGCGCGCTCGAACAGCTTGGAACCGATGCCCAGGCCGCGCGCCGTCTTCAGCACCGAAACGCCGAATTCGGCCACCTGCTCCTTGTCCGTCACGCCGCTTTTGGATGGCTCTTTCGGCGCGAAGCCAAGATGGCCGACGGCCACCAGCTTGAAGACGCGGTTGTAGACACCAAAAACCAGGTCGCGGCCGAAATCGATGCCGTTGACGTATTTCGTGACCTGCTCGTCCGGCAGCTGGGAGCCGAAGCGCAGCAGGCGGTCGCTCTTTTCGAGCGCCAGAAAATGCTTGAGCATGCGGCGCCGGTCGCGCTCGCGCAACTCCTTGACCGGCACCGTTTCGCGCTGCGAGCCGCCGAACCAGCGGCGCAGCGGGTTGCCAAACAAATTCAGGCTGCTCATGCCGAATCTCCTTCTCCATCGTCATCCGCGCCAAGCGCGGCACGCACGGCGCCGACGCGGGCGCGGTGCACCATTTCCGGAATGCGCGCTGGTTCGCTGCAGCCCTGGGCGATTTCGCCGGCGTTCACGCCGCGCGCGGCGGCCAGGGCTTTTTCCAGATACGCCAGCTGCGGATAGGGCGCGTCACGGAAGCTGACGCCCTGCCCTTCGCGGCCGCGCGCATCGCATTGCGCGGCCAGCAGCAGCTGGCAGAAACGGGCCGGCTTGCGGAAGCCGTCGCAGCGCTCCAGCAGCTTGACGACGGTATTTGGCCGCAACTCCAGCGCGCGCGCCACATTGCCATGCTCGCGCGCCGTCATCACGGCAAGGTCGCGGCATTCAACCGGCACCTTCAGGCGCTGGCAGACCTGCTGTACCAGTTCCACGCCCAGGCCTTCGTGGCCATGGTGGGCCGGCCATTGCTCGGACGGCGTCACGCCCTTGCCCAGGTCGTGCAGCAGGGCGGCGAAGCGCACCGGCAATTCATGGTCCTGCGCGGCGGCATAGTCCACCACCTGCTGCATATGGATGCCGGTATCGATTTCGGGATGATGTTTTTCCGGCTGCGGCACGCCCCACAGGCGGTCCAGCTCGGGCACGATGCGCGCCAGCGCGCCGCAGTCGCGCAGTACCTGCAGCATGCGCGAGGGCGTCTGCTCCATCAGGCCGCGCGACAGTTCCTGCCAGACGCGTTCGGCCACCAGGGCATCGACCTCGCCCTCATCCACCATCTTGCGCATCAACGCATTGGTTTCGGGCGCGACGCGGAAGTCGGGATAGCGCGCGGCGAAACGGGCCACGCGCAGGATGCGCACCGGATCTTCGGCAAAGGCGTCCGAGACATGGCGGAAGATGCGGTCGCGGATATCCTGCTGGCCGTTGAAGGGATCGGTCAACGCGCCGTCCTCGGCGCGGGCGATGGCATTGATGGTCAGGTCGCGCCGCACCAGATCGTCCTCCAGCGTGACGTCGGGCGCGGTGTGGAAAACGAAACCCTTGTAGCCGGGCGCGGTCTTGCGCTCGGTGCGCGCCAGCGCATACTCCTCCTGCGTCTGCGGATGCAGGAAGACCGGGAAATCCTTGCCCACCGGACGGAAGCCCTGCTTCAGCATCTCCTCCGGCGTGGCGCCCACCACCACATGGTCGTGGTCTTTTACAGGCAGGCCAAGCAGCGCATCGCGCACGGCACCGCCGACAACATACGTCTTCAATCCGGCATCTCCGCGTCGTGCTGCGGGGCGCTTTCGGTTTCGGCCAGCGCTTCCTCCACCCAGCGCGCCACGGCCGGATGGGCCAGCACGCGCGCGCAGTAGGCCGACAGCGCAGGCGGCAGGCTCACGCCGTAAGTCTTGAAGCGCGTCACCACCGGCGCGAAGAAGGCGTCGGCCAGCGAAAATTCGCCGAACAGGAAATGGTTATGGCCAAAGCGGCTCAGGCACTCTTCCCAGATTTCGCTGATGCGGCCGATATCGGCCTGGGTGGCCGGCGTGCGGCCCTTGCCCGGATAGCTGCCCTTGATATTCATCGCCATCGTGCTGCGCAGGCTGGCGAAGCTCGAATGCATTTCCGCGCACACCGAACGCGCCATGGCGCGCGCCGCCACGTCCTGCGGCCACAGATGCTTGTCGGGGAATTGCTCGGCCAGGTATTCGCAGATCGACAGACTGTCCCAGATCGTCATCTCGCCGGCCAGCAGCACCGGCACGCGGCCGCTGGCGCAATAGTCGGCAATCTTGCTCGAGGTGTCCGGCTGGTCGAGCAGCACGCGCACCTCGTTGAAGGGGATGGCGAAGGCGACCAGGGCCACCCAGGGCCGCATCGACCAGCTCGAATAATTCTTGTTGCCGATGACCAGGGTCAGGCCGGGTTCACGGGCGGCGGCCAGGGTCTGGCTCAGGGTCGGATCAAGTTCTGTGGTTTGCATCATGGTCCTGTTCAGGTTAGCGGCCTGCGCGGCTGCGGAATTCGTCGTTGCGGAGCCGCCCGGCATAGTGCGGCGCCACCGCTTCCAGCGCGGTGGGAGGAATGCCCAGGTCTTCGGCCACCAGGGCTTGCGTATTCGGCGCCAGCACATTATCACGACTCATCGAGTCGAGATTATCGCGGCTCATCAGCGGTGTGCCGGGCATATGCTCGAGCAGGAAGGCCTGGATGCGCGCCAGCGCCGGCGGCAGCGCCACGATGGGGCGCGGGTGGCCGGTAGCGCTGCCCGCCAGGCGCACAATCTCTTCCAGAGTATAGATTTTCGGACCGGCCAGTTCGACCACCTGGCCGCGCGTCTGCGGCAGCGAGAGCGCGTCGACGAAAGCTTGCGCCACGTCTTCCACGAAGACGGGCTGGAAGCGCGCGTCGGCGCAGGCCAGCGGCAGCACCGGCAGGCGGCGCTGCAGGGCGGCGAACAGATTGATGAAATGGTCGTCCGGCCCGAACACCACCGAGGGGCGGAAGATGGTGGGCGAAACGGCCGGGTTGGAACGCGCCGCCAGTTCGCCATCGGCCTTGGAGCGCAGATACATCGACGGCCCGTCGGCGGCCGCGCCCAGCGCGCTCATATGCAGATAGCGCGCCACGCCGGCGGCGGCGCAGGCGGCCACGATGCGGCGCGGCAGCTCGACGTGGGCGCGCGCGAATTCCGGGCCATACGGCTGGCCGGGGTGCGAATGCAGCACGCCCACCAGATTGATCACCGCCGTGCGGCCCTGCCCTTGCAGCAGGGCGCGCAGCGCGGCGTCATCCTGCACATCGGCCTCCACCACCTCGACGCGCGGCAGGGCCAGCAGATGGCGGCCGTGTTCCTCGCGCCGCGTAGGCACCAGCACCTCGGCCCCTTCGGCCGACAGCTTGGCGACGATGTGGCTGCCGATAAAACCGGTGCCGCCGATTACGACAACATTCGCTTCCATGTCATCCTCCTCCCGGCAGGCCGGCTCAGCGGCTGCCGAACGATGTCTCCTGCTGCTCCGCTTCAGTGTAGCCCTTGGGCAGCACCACGCCCAGCCGCGTTTTCAGCGACTGCGGCTTGCCGTCGAACAGGGCGGCGTAGTAGGTGGCGTTGGTCATCACATTCTTCACATAGGTCCGCGTTTCCACATACGGAATCGATTCGATGAACACGGCGCTGTCCATCGGTTTCGTCAGCGTGCCGCGCCAGGTGCGCAAGCGGCCCGGCCCGGCGTTATAGGCGGCGGTCGCCAGCACCTGGGAACCGTCCATATTGCCCAGCACCATATTCATGTAATTGGCGCCGAGCAGGATATTGGTGCGCACATCGGTCAGCATGTCCTGCACGAAATCGGTGAGGCCGATCTTCTTGGCGACCCAGCGCCCGGTCGAGGGCATCACCTGCATCAGGCCGGCCGCGCCCACATTCGATTGCGCATCCATGATGAAGCGCGATTCCTGGCGGATCAGGCCATACACCCAGGCCCGGTCCAGGCCCAGGGTGCTGGTGGTGGGGCGCATGATGTCGTCATGCGGGGCCGGGTAACGGTGCGTATAGTCGGCCTGCACCCGCGTGCGTTCCGAGGTATAGACCATGCGGTCGAGGATATGGTTCTCGCGCGCGAATTCGGCGGCGGCGATCAGCTCGCGCTCGCTCATCTTGCGCAGCTCCCAGTTCCACTCGCGCATGCCTTCGAAGCGCAGGCGCAGGCTGAAGAACTTGAGCGCGCGCTGGAAGCCGGGATTGGCGCCCATGGCCGCCACTTCGGCCGGCGTGGGCGCGGCGCCCGGCGCCGGAATCGTCACCAGGCGGCCCAGTTCCTCGGCGGCCAGCAGACCATAGAAATTCTGCTGGTCGGCGATGCGGCCAAACAGCTGGGCCGCTTCCGGCGTGGCTTGCGCAGCGCCCGCCTCGGCCATCAGGGTACGCGCCTGCCAGTAAATCCAGGTCGGATCGCTGCGCAGGCTGGGCGGCATGGCGGCGATGGTGGACTTCACCAGTTTCCAGTTGCCTTCACGCAGGGCGACGCGCGCCTTCCACTGCTGCTGGTCGAGCGAGAGCGGGGCATTGCCGGCCTTGCGCCAGTACTCGCCCGCTTCCGGCGCCAGCGCATATGAAGCTTGCAGAGCGATAGCGGCCCAGCCGGTCGCCGCTTCTTGCGGCGCCAGCTTGCCTTCGGCCTTGTGCAGGGCCAGTACCGCCAGCTTCAGGCTGGTCCGCGCGCCGCGCCCCAACGCGACGATGAAGGTTTCATGCTCGGCCTTGCTGGCGCCCGGGCCTTTGGCCATGACGATCAGCGGCGTGTCGATCGCTTGCGCGATCTTCTTGTCGGAACCGTTGAGCAGCAGGATGGTGCGCCGGGCCGGGCCGGTGGCATTGCTCTCGCCGGCCAGCCGCACCTGGGTCCACAAATCGTTGGCATCGAACTGGTTGGCCTGGTACAGCGAGGCGATCAGGGCGCCGCAGCCTTCGCCATAATACGGCGGATAAGTCAGCAGGCTGCGCGCCTCGCCCGCCACATTCTGGCCTTTCGCCAGGCGCGACAGCAGGGCATAGCATTTGACCTGGGTATCGTCGTTGAGCGCGAACTGCGGCTGCTGCTCGTCGAACAGGCGCCAGTCGCGCTTGCGGCCCAGTTCCAGCAGCCAATCGTTGCGCAGGCGGTCGGCGATGGCGCTGCCCTGGTAGCGCTGCAGGAATTCGCGGATCTCGGCCTCGCTGGCATCGCGCAAGCGCGGTTTCAGCCGATAATAGTCGACATAGGAAGGGATGGCGTAGGAACCGAGCTGGGCGGCATAAAATTCGACCTTGGCCGGATCTTCGCGCCGCACGGAGTCGCGCAGCAAGAGAAAGGCGTCATCATCTCTGCGGCTGCCGACGGCATCCTGGGCAAAGCTGGGGGCGGAGGTGGCGCAGGCCAGGAACAGGAACGCGCCGGCGATCCATTTTGAACGGGAAATCAATGTACGACTCACTATGTAATTCAGGATATGACCAGCCAGCTTAGAATACCACGCAACCCCGCCGAGCTACCAGCGTCGGGTCCGCAAAGCAAAGCCGATTTACGCCGCCAATTGCTGGCCGAACGGCGGTCCATCGACGCCGCGACGCGGGCGCAATGGGATGCCGACATCTGCCGCCATATCGTGCAATGGTGGCAGGCCAATCCGGCCCACACTGTGGGCGTGTATTGGCCGCTGCGCGACGAGCCGGACCTGCACCCAGCGTATGCGGAACTGGCGCGGCTGGGCGCGCGCCTGCTGCTGCCGGTGGTGATACAGAAGGCCGCGCCGCTGGAATTCGCGGCGTGGCAGATGGGCGAGGCGATGGTGAAGGATGGCATGGGGGTAGCGGTGCCGGCCGAGTTGCGCCTCGAAGCCTATCCGCCGGCGCTGCTGGTGCCCTGCCTGGGCTATAACAGCGGCGGCTTCCGCCTCGGCTATGGCGGCGGATTTTATGACCGGACGCTGGCGCAGGCGCCGCGTCCGGCCACGGTGGGCATCGCCTATTCCTGTCTGGCGGCGGAATTCGGCAGCGATAACCACGATATTGCCCTGGACCGCATCATTACCGAGGTCCAGCCTTAGTTCCGCAACCCGGCGTCAATCCTTGACCAGGCGCTGCCACAGTGCCGTGGTGGCGGCCGCCTGGTTCATCGAATAGAAGTGCAGGCCGGGCGCGCCGCCCTGCAGCAGGCGTTCGCACAGCTGGGTGACCACATCCAGGCCGAACGCCTTGATCGAGGCGCTATCGTCGCCGAACGACGCCAGCTTCAGGCGCACCCAGCGCGGAATCTCGGCGCCGCACATATCGGAGAAGCGCATCAGCTGGGTGTAATTGGTGATCGGCATGATGCCGGCCACGATGGGCACCGTCACGCCCGCCTTCTGCGCCTGCTCGACGAACTGGAAATAGGCGTCGGCATTGTAGAAGTACTGGGTGATGGCGGCGTTCGCGCCCGCGTTCACCTTGCGCGCGAACGCTTGCAGATCGTCCTGCGGCGAACGCGCCTGCGGATGCACCTCGGGATAGGCCGCCACCTCGATATGGAACCAGTCGCCCGTTTCCTGGCGCACGAACTCGACCAGCTCGTTGGCGTAGCGGAACTCGCCCGCCGCACCATAGCCGCTCGGCAGGTCGCCGCGCAGGGCCACCAGGCGCTTGATGCCGTGCGACTTGTATTCGCTCAGGATGGCGCGGATCGATTCGCGCGTGCCGCCGACGCAGGACAGGTGGGGTGCGGCTTCTTCGCCGGCCGCCATGATTTCCAGCACGGTGTCGAGCGTGCCGCGCTGGGTGCTGCCGCCGGCGCCAAAGGTCACGGAAAAATACTTGGGATGCAGCTCGGACAGCTTGGCGCGCGTGGCGCGCAGCTTTTCCGCCCCTTCCGCCGTCTTGGGCGGAAAGAATTCGATACTGAAGTTATGACTTGCCATCGTTGTCTTTCAACAATAAGGTGGACAAGGCCCAGGAGATGATGCTGTACAGCAGCGCGCCGCCAATGGCCGACCAGAAACTATCGACATGGAAACCGCTCACCACTTTGGCCACCAGCCAGAACATCAGGCCATTGATGACAAAGATGAACAGGCCGAGCGAGAGCACGGTAACGGGCAGGGTCAGCAGCAGGAGCAGCGGACGGATCAGGGTATTCACCAGGCCCAGCAAAAGGGCTGCAACCAGGGCGGCGCCAATGCTTGTGACATCGACGGAATGCATGAGGTAAGGCACGGCAAACAGGGCCGCGGCATTGATTAACCAGGTCAGGACCAGACGCATGAATGAAAGCCTCGCAGCGGATAAAAAAAGAGCCGGCCGCAGGGACCGGCTCTTCCTTACTGATTAATAACGGTAGTGCTCCGGCTTGTACGGGCCTGCCACTTGCACATTGATGTAGGCGGCCTGCTCGTCGGTCAGCGTGGTCAGCTGGGCGTTCAGCTTTTTCAGCTGCAGGCGGGCGACCTTCTCATCCAGGTGTTTCGGCAGGGTGTAGACGCCGACCGGGTACGCCTTGGTGTTGGCGAACAGCTCGATCTGGGCGATGGTCTGGTTGGCGAAGGACGAGCTCATCACATACGATGGGTGGCCGGTGCCGCAACCCAGGTTGACCAGGCGGCCTTCGGCCAGCAGGATGATGCGCTTGCCGTCCGGGAAGATCACGTGGTCGACTTGCGGCTTGATGTTTTCCCAGGTGTATTTCTTCAGCGCAGCGACGTCGATTTCGTTGTCGAAGTGGCCGATATTGCAGACGATGGCCTGGTCCTTCATGCGCAGCATATGCTGTTCGGTCAGGATATGGTAGTTGCCGGTGCAGGTGACGAAGATGTCGCCGTGTTCGGCGGCGTATTCCATGGTCACCACGCGGTAGCCTTCCATCGCGGCCTGCAGGGCGCAGATCGGGTCGATCTCGGTCACCCACACTTGCGCCGACAGGGCGCGCATGGCTTGCGCCGAACCCTTGCCCACGTCGCCGTAACCGGCGATGACGGCGATCTTGCCGGCCACCATCACGTCGGTGGCGCGCTTGATGCCATCGACCAGCGATTCGCGGCAGCCGTACAGATTGTCGAACTTGGACTTGGTGACGGAATCGTTGACGTTAATGGCCGGGAAGGCCAGCTTGCCTTCCTTGTGCATCTGGTACAGGCGGTGCACGCCGGTGGTGGTTTCCTCGGTCACGCCCAGGATGTGCGGCAGGCGCTTGGAGTACCAGGTGGCATCCTTGGCCAGGTGGGCCTTGATCGAGTTGAACAGGCAGATTTCCTCTTCCGAACCTGGATTGTCCAGCACGGAGAGGTCTTTCTCGGCACGCGCGCCCAGGTGCAGCAGCAGGGTGGCGTCGCCGCCGTCATCCAGGATCATGTTCGAGTACACGGCATTGCCGGCGGCGTCGTTCGGCCACTCGAAGATGCGGTGGGTGTATTCCCAGTAGTCGTCCAGGGTTTCGCCCTTGACGGCGAAGACCGGGGTGCCGACGGCGGCGATGGCGGCGGCGGCGTGGTCCTGGGTCGAGTAGATATTGCAGGACGCCCAGCGCACTTGCGCGCCCAGCGCTTCCAGCGTGCGGATCAGCACGGCGGTCTGGATGGTCATGTGCAGCGAGCCGGTGATGCGCGCGCCTTTCAGCGTCTGGGCCGCCGCGAACTCTTCGCGGATGGCCATCAGGCCCGGCATTTCGGTTTCGGCGATCTTGATTTCTTTTTCGCCCCAGGCGGCGAGGCCGATGTCGGCGATGATGTAATCTTGGGAAGCTTTGAGTGCGGCGTTCATCACGCCCTCCTTTCGTGTTGAAAAAAGTAACGTGAGCGCGGTTGCAGAAGTATCCGAGCCTGGCGAATCGGGCGATTCGTCGCAACGCTCCTCGGAGAACATGCATTGTAGCATCAATCCTCCGGGCGCCAGGCATTTTGATGACGGCGCGTAAACGACAAAACCGGGGACGCGTCCCCGGTTTTGCTAGGCGGCAGGCAAGCTTATTTCAGGCCGGCGGCGGCGCGCAGGACGGCGATCTTGTCGGTGCGCTCCCAGGTGAATTCCGGCTCTTCGCGGCCGAAGTGGCCGTAAGCGGCGGTCTTGGCGTAGATCGGGCGCAGCAGGTCGAGCATCTGCACGATGCCTTTCGGACGCAGGTCGA
Encoded here:
- the hppD gene encoding 4-hydroxyphenylpyruvate dioxygenase encodes the protein MKFTPWENPMGTDGFEFVEYAAPDPKALGALFESMGFTAIARHRHKDVTLYRQGDINFIINAEKDSFAQRFARQHGPSVCAIAIRVNDAAYAYQRALELGAWGFDNKTGPMELNIPAIKGVGDSLLYLVDRWRGKNKDAAPGSIGDISIYDADFVAIPGAEANPVGNGLTYIDHLTHNVYRGRMKEWADFYERLFNFREVRYFDIEGKLTGLKSKAMTSPCGKIRIPINESSDDKSQIAEYLNEYHGEGIQHIALGTDDVYGTVQGLRDNGIIFQDTIETYYELVNRRLPNHGEQLEELRRLRILIDGRSAENERELLLQIFTQNVIGPIFFEIIQRKGDQGFGEGNFRALFESIELDQIRRGVLEDPSKTAA
- a CDS encoding Lrp/AsnC family transcriptional regulator, with product MTKIALDKTDRKILSILQGDGRLSNQDVAEQVNLSPSPCLRRIKRLEEEGVIRQYVALLDPDKIGLGLLAYVNVRLEKHSDAAAHSNARALGVNPTAASPRADFAVAVEQWPEVVACYAMTGEMDYLLRVHVEDMDHFSRFMMATLLRHPAVLDVKSSFALQRIKDTTALPLV
- a CDS encoding GNAT family N-acetyltransferase, with product MSSLNLFGNPLRRWFGGSQRETVPVKELRERDRRRMLKHFLALEKSDRLLRFGSQLPDEQVTKYVNGIDFGRDLVFGVYNRVFKLVAVGHLGFAPKEPSKSGVTDKEQVAEFGVSVLKTARGLGIGSKLFERANIACRNNDVDTLYMHCLSSNQTMMHIAKKAGMEIHRDYGEADAYLKLPPADPASVLQEAMQEQLATIDYALKANVRAAAKLLDKLPGHKPDN
- a CDS encoding multifunctional CCA addition/repair protein is translated as MKTYVVGGAVRDALLGLPVKDHDHVVVGATPEEMLKQGFRPVGKDFPVFLHPQTQEEYALARTERKTAPGYKGFVFHTAPDVTLEDDLVRRDLTINAIARAEDGALTDPFNGQQDIRDRIFRHVSDAFAEDPVRILRVARFAARYPDFRVAPETNALMRKMVDEGEVDALVAERVWQELSRGLMEQTPSRMLQVLRDCGALARIVPELDRLWGVPQPEKHHPEIDTGIHMQQVVDYAAAQDHELPVRFAALLHDLGKGVTPSEQWPAHHGHEGLGVELVQQVCQRLKVPVECRDLAVMTAREHGNVARALELRPNTVVKLLERCDGFRKPARFCQLLLAAQCDARGREGQGVSFRDAPYPQLAYLEKALAAARGVNAGEIAQGCSEPARIPEMVHRARVGAVRAALGADDDGEGDSA
- a CDS encoding glutathione S-transferase family protein; the encoded protein is MQTTELDPTLSQTLAAAREPGLTLVIGNKNYSSWSMRPWVALVAFAIPFNEVRVLLDQPDTSSKIADYCASGRVPVLLAGEMTIWDSLSICEYLAEQFPDKHLWPQDVAARAMARSVCAEMHSSFASLRSTMAMNIKGSYPGKGRTPATQADIGRISEIWEECLSRFGHNHFLFGEFSLADAFFAPVVTRFKTYGVSLPPALSAYCARVLAHPAVARWVEEALAETESAPQHDAEMPD
- a CDS encoding complex I NDUFA9 subunit family protein — encoded protein: MEANVVVIGGTGFIGSHIVAKLSAEGAEVLVPTRREEHGRHLLALPRVEVVEADVQDDAALRALLQGQGRTAVINLVGVLHSHPGQPYGPEFARAHVELPRRIVAACAAAGVARYLHMSALGAAADGPSMYLRSKADGELAARSNPAVSPTIFRPSVVFGPDDHFINLFAALQRRLPVLPLACADARFQPVFVEDVAQAFVDALSLPQTRGQVVELAGPKIYTLEEIVRLAGSATGHPRPIVALPPALARIQAFLLEHMPGTPLMSRDNLDSMSRDNVLAPNTQALVAEDLGIPPTALEAVAPHYAGRLRNDEFRSRAGR
- a CDS encoding lytic transglycosylase domain-containing protein, producing MISRSKWIAGAFLFLACATSAPSFAQDAVGSRRDDDAFLLLRDSVRREDPAKVEFYAAQLGSYAIPSYVDYYRLKPRLRDASEAEIREFLQRYQGSAIADRLRNDWLLELGRKRDWRLFDEQQPQFALNDDTQVKCYALLSRLAKGQNVAGEARSLLTYPPYYGEGCGALIASLYQANQFDANDLWTQVRLAGESNATGPARRTILLLNGSDKKIAQAIDTPLIVMAKGPGASKAEHETFIVALGRGARTSLKLAVLALHKAEGKLAPQEAATGWAAIALQASYALAPEAGEYWRKAGNAPLSLDQQQWKARVALREGNWKLVKSTIAAMPPSLRSDPTWIYWQARTLMAEAGAAQATPEAAQLFGRIADQQNFYGLLAAEELGRLVTIPAPGAAPTPAEVAAMGANPGFQRALKFFSLRLRFEGMREWNWELRKMSERELIAAAEFARENHILDRMVYTSERTRVQADYTHRYPAPHDDIMRPTTSTLGLDRAWVYGLIRQESRFIMDAQSNVGAAGLMQVMPSTGRWVAKKIGLTDFVQDMLTDVRTNILLGANYMNMVLGNMDGSQVLATAAYNAGPGRLRTWRGTLTKPMDSAVFIESIPYVETRTYVKNVMTNATYYAALFDGKPQSLKTRLGVVLPKGYTEAEQQETSFGSR
- a CDS encoding 5-formyltetrahydrofolate cyclo-ligase, whose protein sequence is MTSQLRIPRNPAELPASGPQSKADLRRQLLAERRSIDAATRAQWDADICRHIVQWWQANPAHTVGVYWPLRDEPDLHPAYAELARLGARLLLPVVIQKAAPLEFAAWQMGEAMVKDGMGVAVPAELRLEAYPPALLVPCLGYNSGGFRLGYGGGFYDRTLAQAPRPATVGIAYSCLAAEFGSDNHDIALDRIITEVQP